The genomic region GGAGTGGATCTAAATACCTCGTATTTAAAACCTTTGATGCTTACATCTTCCGGAAATAATGTCTCCTGCACTTTTCTGGCAATCTGAAGTTCATGCTGCAAAAATCTATATTCCGAATCCAGCTCGGAAGATATACGGACTAACCTTCTTACGATCACAACAATCGTGGTCCCGATCAAACTTAAGATCAGATAAACCACATCCGGAACGAATAGAACTAAAGGAAATCCTGGAAGAGAGCTATTCTTGAGTTTGAAATAAATAAACCCAAGGTGCAATACTATGGAATAAGTAGCAGTTAAGAAGCAGCCTTTTACCTTGAGGCGGAACATTTGGAATAGGACCAAAAATCCGACAAGTAAGAAGTAATTATTATAAAGTTGTAAACTATGAAGATCATCGAAACTGTAAAAGGATTCGTTCAAGATCAACATTACCAAAAAGATAATGCTAAAGTTTGTACCGTGAATGATAGCAGGAAGATATTTTCTTTGGAAAGAAAGCACCAGGCTTAGAATATTTAAGCTCAAGATCAGCCCGAAATAGATGGTCCCGTGGGGGGAATTTTGTATCTCGGGAATTAGAGCTAAAAAATAAACTAAGAAGTGCAGAAAAAAAGCAAGACGAATGAATGACTGATCGATACGGACGAAGTCTTTCCATGCGCTTACTTCCCTGTAATTAAACTCGGTTTCCAGAAAGGACCAAGGGTTGAGTATTCCAGCTTTTTTATTGGATAGATTCATCTAATATAAATTCGTAAATTTCCGATCCGTTAAATCTGATCTTCATGTTGAAGCCTGATTTAAGATATCGATCTAATTTTTCCGCCAATTCCAAACCTTCTTTAGAATCCTTAATATTAGAATAATAGAAAGCGGATGATTTTGATTTATAGTTATACGGAAATCTTTCGTTAATCAGTAAAGTTACGCGAAATCCGCCGGGCCTTGTCTCTAAAACGATATGACTCACATCCTTACGATTCAAGATCCTCTCATCTATAGGAAGTTCCCAAGGATTGGTCACATCCGAAAAGATCGAGACTCCATAAAGAAACAAAGCGGCTATACATAACAAGAAAGAAGTCCGAGCAAAATTGCCGGGAAATCTGCAAGTGTTATAAAAAAAGACACCGGTCTTCATAAGAGACAGGCACAAATCTTACAAAGGGCCTATGAAATGCAAATCAATATCCCACCCTTTCTCTTTCCGATTTTTTGCGATGCAAAGAAAAATACTTTTCGTTCTAGCTCAAGTTTTGCACATTCAAAGCCGCATGTTTTTGTGTCGATTGTTTGTCTTATTCATTCTTATTTTTGAAACCTTCTACTCTTGCAAAGAAGAAGCAGGAGATCCCAATCCTTATGCGGATGTTCTATCTTCAACTCCTCTTTCCAAGATAGAAAACTATGTCGGGTTGGAGTCTCGGGATTGGTCTTCTAGGATCTATAACTTGGACAAACAAGCCTTAGATTATGTAAATGAGTTAAATCGAGTGGATGGATTTACGGAATCACCTTCTCCTATCAAAAATATAGACACATTCAAATCTATTCTGTTAGATTCATTGAGTTCTCAAACACTGCAGGTCCGGTCTCTTCTCGAAAATAAACTATTTCGTATTTATGTCTGCGAGAATTTAGGAGGATCTGCAGTTACAGGGATCGTACGTAAGGAAGGCAAATCTATAGGAGGATTTGTGATCTTAGATGCGAATACCTTAAATCGGAATGCAAACGATTGGATCAGCTATAAGGAAAATTCTACATTCCAAAAAGGAAATTTAAGGATACGTATCCGGATAGAAGAAGAGAAACAAAACACTAAGGCAAATGCACTTCGTTATATTTTGCTACATGAATTCGGACATATTTTATCCGAAACGGAAAACATAGGTCCAAGTTTTTTCTCGGCTAAAAGATCTTATACGAATTTAGAATTTTATAAAGAAGTTTGGAAATCGGAGAAGGTCAGCTATTTGGATGATTCCCTCTTTACCGTAAGACCTCGGATCCGATTTTATTCCGGATCACTTTCTCTGGAGGATAACTGGGAGAAAATTTATCCTGTCCTTTTGAATACACCATTCCCCACATTA from Leptospira dzoumogneensis harbors:
- a CDS encoding PP2C family protein-serine/threonine phosphatase — protein: MNLSNKKAGILNPWSFLETEFNYREVSAWKDFVRIDQSFIRLAFFLHFLVYFLALIPEIQNSPHGTIYFGLILSLNILSLVLSFQRKYLPAIIHGTNFSIIFLVMLILNESFYSFDDLHSLQLYNNYFLLVGFLVLFQMFRLKVKGCFLTATYSIVLHLGFIYFKLKNSSLPGFPLVLFVPDVVYLILSLIGTTIVVIVRRLVRISSELDSEYRFLQHELQIARKVQETLFPEDVSIKGFKYEVFRSTPNEIGGDFYDFIQLREGNTGVFLTDIAGHGIASALVASFIKIMVATMPYRLKLHPVRLLEYLDETLLRQFKSHHASAVYIFFDFISKEIHFANGGHPYLMHSQNGNDFREIETTGSILGFGIKRPIAELVSLPIQSAERLFLYTDGLIENRNPQGKQLGSEGLIEILNRNKSFTDLKQFKEAVQVELSAFFGDAEFEDDTLFLIIEME